The Raphanus sativus cultivar WK10039 chromosome 2, ASM80110v3, whole genome shotgun sequence genome includes a region encoding these proteins:
- the LOC108840013 gene encoding LOW QUALITY PROTEIN: uncharacterized protein LOC108840013 (The sequence of the model RefSeq protein was modified relative to this genomic sequence to represent the inferred CDS: deleted 2 bases in 1 codon), with the protein MLSLLNHSRRRKQHHIRCFHYHHSPHQVSFKSVTMVSSRFLRLILLLSLVSSSFSYTASPSNSTASDQTLRPQEEIQKLKLIRKELLKINKPALKTIQSLDEDTIDCVPTHKQPAFDHPLLHGQRPMDPPEMPKGHSKDDESHEDSQLWSLSGESCPKGTIPIRRTTEQDMLRASSVRRFGRKIRRMRRDSTSNGHEHAVGYVSGRQYYGAKASINVWSPRVTSQFEFSLSQIWVIAGSFTHDLNTIEAGWQISPELYGDTYPRFFTYWTSDAYRTTGCYNLLCSGFVQTNRRIAIGAAISPRSSYKGGQFDISLLIWKDPKHGHWWLQFGSGALVGYWPANLFTHLRQHGSMVQFGGEIVNTRPGGSHTSTQMGSGHFAGEGFGKASYFRNLQMVDWDNTLIPVSNLKILADHPNCYDIRGGTNRVWGNYFYYGGPGKNRRCP; encoded by the exons ATGTTAAGTCTTTTGAAtcactcaagaagaagaaaacaacatcACATCAGATGTTTTCATTATCATCATAGTCCACACCAGGTTTCATTCAAGTCCGTTACCATGGTCTCTTCTAGGTTCCTCAGACTGATTCTgtta ctctctctcgtctcttcttccttctcctacaCCGCTTCTCCCTCCAATTCTACTGCCTCAGATCAAACTCTCCGGCCTCAAGAAGAGATACAGAAGCTGAAACTGATTAGAAAAGAGCTCCTCAAGATCAACAAGCCCGCCCTTAAAACCATTCAG AGCTTAGATGAAGATACAATAGATTGTGTTCCCACTCACAAACAACCAGCTTTTGATCATCCTCTCTTACATGGACAGAGACCAATG GATCCGCCTGAGATGCCCAAAGGACATAGCAAAGATGATGAGTCGCATGAGGATTCTCAGCTGTGGAGTTTATCAGGCGAGTCATGTCCAAAAGGTACGATTCCGATAAGAAGAACAACAGAACAAGACATGTTACGAGCAAGTTCTGTCCGGAGATTTGGTAGGAAAATCAGGCGCATGAGGAGAGATTCCACAAGTAACGGACACGAA CATGCGGTGGGATATGTATCCGGGAGACAATATTACGGAGCAAAAGCGAGTATAAACGTCTGGTCACCACGTGTCACTAGCCAATTCGAGTTCAGTCTCTCTCAGATTTGGGTTATAGCCGGTTCGTTTACTCACGATCTTAATACCATTGAAGCCGGTTGGCAA ATTAGCCCGGAGCTTTACGGAGATACTTACCCAAGATTCTTCACCTATTGGACG TCTGATGCATACCGAACAACCGGTTGCTACAATTTGTTGTGTTCCGGTTTTGTCCAAACCAACCGTCGAATCGCTATCGGAGCTGCGATTTCTCCTAGATCTTCTTATAAAGGTGGACAATTCGACATAAGCTTATTGATCTGGAAG GATCCGAAGCACGGTCATTGGTGGCTACAATTCGGGTCGGGTGCACTAGTCGGGTACTGGCCGGCGAATCTATTCACGCATCTAAGGCAACATGGGAGCATGGTCCAGTTCGGAGGCGAGATTGTGAACACCCGCCCTGGTGGTTCACACACTTCGACACAAATGGGCAGTGGCCATTTCGCCGGTGAAGGTTTTGGTAAAGCATCTTATTTCCGGAATCTCCAAATGGTTGATTGGGACAATACTCTTATTCCCGTTTCGAATCTAAAGATTCTTGCTGATCATCCCAATTGTTATGATATAAGAGGTGGGACGAATCGTGTGTGGGGTAACTATTTTTATTACGGAGGTCCAGGAAAAAACCGCAGATGTCCATGA
- the LOC108841454 gene encoding uncharacterized protein LOC108841454 has translation MSINLHLVAMVLFFCVVSKSVVVMARPMNSGGRDPCSVSDFKVLCRSVVKGQKNVNAATEVSIRELMKRTIKAKKVAASGRKSGGGLKTCYSNYDSALGNLQKALKDLKKNDGFSLNINLSASLTDFDTCNDAMGGAKASNIFARSTKTLHEMADNCLALSTLVKQ, from the coding sequence ATGTCAATAAATCTTCACCTTGTGGCGATGGTTCTCTTCTTCTGTGTGGTGAGCAAAAGCGTCGTAGTGATGGCTCGACCAATGAACTCAGGCGGGCGTGATCCATGCTCCGTGTCAGACTTCAAGGTGTTGTGCAGATCAGTCGTAAAAGGTCAAAAGAATGTTAACGCAGCGACGGAAGTTTCCATAAGGGAGTTGATGAAAAGAACGATAAAGGCTAAAAAAGTCGCTGCTAGTGGCCGGAAAAGTGGTGGAGGACTCAAGACTTGTTACTCAAACTATGATAGTGCGCTTGGTAATCTACAAAAGGCGTTGAAAGACCTTAAAAAGAATGATGGATTTAGCCTTAACATCAATCTTAGTGCATCTTTAACGGATTTTGATACATGCAACGACGCCATGGGCGGTGCTAAGGCGTCGAATATCTTCGCTAGATCTACAAAAACTTTGCATGAAATGGCTGATAATTGTTTAGCGCTCTCTACTCTTGTTAAGCAATGA
- the LOC108841952 gene encoding cysteine-rich receptor-like protein kinase 2 isoform X1, with the protein MYPIKRTTNEEKSTHLYLPCLLTLFLALLLRPTTGDARTRAVRITCSPQLERDETVYISNFVATWDKVHQQVQTNGFGVASTGSGPSSNYGLAQCYGDLSLNDCFLCYSEARANLPQCYPHNGGRVFLDGCFMRAENYSFFNEFRGPEDDVVCGGTTKRSRGEESFGEAVRLVVRNAVAAAPGNGGYARGASSNAFVLANCWRSLSHESCQQCLEDASASVVSKCLPWSEGRAVHTGCFLRYSDHDFLNKIPRNPKSKGSVVVIVVSVLGSVFVVIVGIVIGVNISQHRTIEKKRRGSNDVEKMAKILTNSSLNFKYTTLDKATGSFDSANKLGEGGFGAVFKGVLPDGRDIAVKRLFFNNRHRAGDFYNEVNIISTVEHKNLVRLLGCSCSGTESILVYEHIQNKSLDRFIFDVNRGKTLDWQRRFVIIVGTAEGLVYLHEQSTVRIIHRDIKASNILLDSKFQAKIADFGLARSFQEGKSHISTAIAGTLGYMAPEYVVHGQLTEKVDVYSFGVLVLEIVTGKQITKSEMSDYLVTQAWKNFQSGDLEEIFDPNLNWKTHKDNVTIKKEIVRVVQIGLLCTQEIASLRPSMSKVLQMLKNKKEVLPLPSNPPFLNEKVMEFRHGSNSTPPAYTSHATISQNSLYCR; encoded by the exons ATGTATCCAATCAAAAGAAcaacaaatgaagaaaaatcaaCACATCTCTACCTTCCATGTCTCCTGACGTTGTTTCTAGCATTATTACTCCGTCCAACCACCGGAGACGCAAGAACTCGAGCCGTAAGAATCACATGCTCGCCACAGCTCGAGCGCGACGAAACCGTTTACATCTCCAACTTCGTCGCCACGTGGGACAAAGTCCACCAACAGGTTCAGACCAACGGTTTCGGAGTCGCTTCCACCGGTTCAGGACCTTCTTCTAACTACGGTCTCGCCCAGTGTTACGGAGACCTGTCTTTGAACGACTGTTTCCTCTGTTACTCAGAAGCACGCGCTAACCTTCCGCAGTGTTACCCTCATAACGGTGGCCGTGTCTTCCTCGACGGGTGTTTCATGAGAGCTGAGAACTACAGTTTCTTCAACGAGTTCAGAGGACCTGAAGACGACGTCGTGTGCGGCGGGACCACGAAGAGGAGCAGAGGGGAGGAGAGTTTCGGAGAAGCGGTGAGGCTAGTGGTGAGAAACGCGGTTGCTGCGGCTCCCGGGAATGGAGGGTACGCTCGCGGTGCGTCTTCAAACGCGTTTGTGTTGGCGAACTGCTGGAGAAGCTTGAGTCATGAGTCTTGTCAACAGTGTTTGGAGGATGCTTCTGCTTCTGTGGTTAGCAAGTGCTTGCCGTGGTCTGAAGGACGTGCGGTTCACACAGGGTGTTTCCTTAGGTACTCTGATCATGATTTCTTGAACAAGATACCAAGAAACCCAAAATCAAAAG GTTCTGTAGTTGTGATTGTTGTCTCAGTGCTTGGCTCTGTGTTTGTGGTCATTGTTGGAATAGTTATAGGTGTTAATATCTCTCAACACCGGACcatagagaagaagagaagag GATCAAATGATGTTGAAAAAATGGCGAAGATTTTGACCAACAGTAGCTTGAACTTTAAATACACAACATTAGATAAGGCCACCGGTTCATTTGACAGCGCAAACAAGCTTGGAGAAGGAGGCTTTGGAGCTGTCTTTAAG GGGGTTCTTCCAGACGGACGAGATATTGCTGTGAAACGGTTGTTCTTCAATAACAGGCACAGAGCAGGAGATTTCTACAATGAAGTCAACATTATCAGCACTGTTGAACACAAGAACCTCGTCAGGCTCCTCGGCTGCAGCTGCTCAGGGACAGAGAGTATCCTTGTCTATGAACATATTCAGAACAAGAGCCTAGATAGATTCATCTTTG ATGTGAACAGAGGCAAAACACTAGACTGGCAGAGAAGGTTCGTGATCATTGTTGGGACAGCTGAGGGATTGGTGTATTTGCACGAGCAGTCTACTGTGAGAATTATCCACAGAGATATAAAAGCAAGCAACATCCTTCTAGACTCAAAGTTCCAAGCTAAAATAGCTGACTTTGGTCTGGCAAGATCGTTCCAGGAGGGCAAGAGCCACATCAGTACTGCCATTGCAGGGACTTT GGGTTATATGGCTCCAGAGTACGTGGTACATGGTCAGCTAACAGAGAAGGTAGATGTCTACAGCTTTGGAGTTCTTGTATTAGAGATTGTCACTGGGAAGCAGATCACCAAAAGCGAAATGTCAGATTACTTGGTCACACAA GCATGGAAAAATTTTCAGTCAGGTGACTTGGAGGAAATATTTGATCCAAACCTGAATTGGAAGACTCATAAAGACAATGTCACCATCAAAAAGGAGATAGTGAGGGTTGTTCAGATAGGGCTATTGTGCACTCAAGAGATAGCTTCGCTAAGACCATCCATGTCAAAGGTGTTGCAGATGCTAAAGAACAAAAAGGAAGTATTGCCATTGCCAAGTAATCCTCcctttttaaatgaaaaagtcATGGAGTTTAGACATGGTTCTAATAGTACTCCACCTGCTTATACATCTCATGCCACCATCTCGCAAAACTCCTTGTACTGTAGATGA
- the LOC108841952 gene encoding cysteine-rich receptor-like protein kinase 2 isoform X3 — protein sequence MYPIKRTTNEEKSTHLYLPCLLTLFLALLLRPTTGDARTRAVRITCSPQLERDETVYISNFVATWDKVHQQVQTNGFGVASTGSGPSSNYGLAQCYGDLSLNDCFLCYSEARANLPQCYPHNGGRVFLDGCFMRAENYSFFNEFRGPEDDVVCGGTTKRSRGEESFGEAVRLVVRNAVAAAPGNGGYARGASSNAFVLANCWRSLSHESCQQCLEDASASVVSKCLPWSEGRAVHTGCFLRYSDHDFLNKIPRNPKSKGSVVVIVVSVLGSVFVVIVGIVIGVNISQHRTIEKKRRGSNDVEKMAKILTNSSLNFKYTTLDKATGSFDSANKLGEGGFGAVFKGVLPDGRDIAVKRLFFNNRHRAGDFYNEVNIISTVEHKNLVRLLGCSCSGTESILVYEHIQNKSLDRFIFDVNRGKTLDWQRRFVIIVGTAEGLVYLHEQSTVRIIHRDIKASNILLDSKFQAKIADFGLARSFQEGKSHISTAIAGTLGYMAPEYVVHGQLTEKVDVYSFGVLVLEIVTGKQITKSEMSDYLVTQVSMEKFSVR from the exons ATGTATCCAATCAAAAGAAcaacaaatgaagaaaaatcaaCACATCTCTACCTTCCATGTCTCCTGACGTTGTTTCTAGCATTATTACTCCGTCCAACCACCGGAGACGCAAGAACTCGAGCCGTAAGAATCACATGCTCGCCACAGCTCGAGCGCGACGAAACCGTTTACATCTCCAACTTCGTCGCCACGTGGGACAAAGTCCACCAACAGGTTCAGACCAACGGTTTCGGAGTCGCTTCCACCGGTTCAGGACCTTCTTCTAACTACGGTCTCGCCCAGTGTTACGGAGACCTGTCTTTGAACGACTGTTTCCTCTGTTACTCAGAAGCACGCGCTAACCTTCCGCAGTGTTACCCTCATAACGGTGGCCGTGTCTTCCTCGACGGGTGTTTCATGAGAGCTGAGAACTACAGTTTCTTCAACGAGTTCAGAGGACCTGAAGACGACGTCGTGTGCGGCGGGACCACGAAGAGGAGCAGAGGGGAGGAGAGTTTCGGAGAAGCGGTGAGGCTAGTGGTGAGAAACGCGGTTGCTGCGGCTCCCGGGAATGGAGGGTACGCTCGCGGTGCGTCTTCAAACGCGTTTGTGTTGGCGAACTGCTGGAGAAGCTTGAGTCATGAGTCTTGTCAACAGTGTTTGGAGGATGCTTCTGCTTCTGTGGTTAGCAAGTGCTTGCCGTGGTCTGAAGGACGTGCGGTTCACACAGGGTGTTTCCTTAGGTACTCTGATCATGATTTCTTGAACAAGATACCAAGAAACCCAAAATCAAAAG GTTCTGTAGTTGTGATTGTTGTCTCAGTGCTTGGCTCTGTGTTTGTGGTCATTGTTGGAATAGTTATAGGTGTTAATATCTCTCAACACCGGACcatagagaagaagagaagag GATCAAATGATGTTGAAAAAATGGCGAAGATTTTGACCAACAGTAGCTTGAACTTTAAATACACAACATTAGATAAGGCCACCGGTTCATTTGACAGCGCAAACAAGCTTGGAGAAGGAGGCTTTGGAGCTGTCTTTAAG GGGGTTCTTCCAGACGGACGAGATATTGCTGTGAAACGGTTGTTCTTCAATAACAGGCACAGAGCAGGAGATTTCTACAATGAAGTCAACATTATCAGCACTGTTGAACACAAGAACCTCGTCAGGCTCCTCGGCTGCAGCTGCTCAGGGACAGAGAGTATCCTTGTCTATGAACATATTCAGAACAAGAGCCTAGATAGATTCATCTTTG ATGTGAACAGAGGCAAAACACTAGACTGGCAGAGAAGGTTCGTGATCATTGTTGGGACAGCTGAGGGATTGGTGTATTTGCACGAGCAGTCTACTGTGAGAATTATCCACAGAGATATAAAAGCAAGCAACATCCTTCTAGACTCAAAGTTCCAAGCTAAAATAGCTGACTTTGGTCTGGCAAGATCGTTCCAGGAGGGCAAGAGCCACATCAGTACTGCCATTGCAGGGACTTT GGGTTATATGGCTCCAGAGTACGTGGTACATGGTCAGCTAACAGAGAAGGTAGATGTCTACAGCTTTGGAGTTCTTGTATTAGAGATTGTCACTGGGAAGCAGATCACCAAAAGCGAAATGTCAGATTACTTGGTCACACAAGTAA GCATGGAAAAATTTTCAGTCAGGTGA
- the LOC108841952 gene encoding cysteine-rich receptor-like protein kinase 2 isoform X2, whose product MYPIKRTTNEEKSTHLYLPCLLTLFLALLLRPTTGDARTRAVRITCSPQLERDETVYISNFVATWDKVHQQVQTNGFGVASTGSGPSSNYGLAQCYGDLSLNDCFLCYSEARANLPQCYPHNGGRVFLDGCFMRAENYSFFNEFRGPEDDVVCGGTTKRSRGEESFGEAVRLVVRNAVAAAPGNGGYARGASSNAFVLANCWRSLSHESCQQCLEDASASVVSKCLPWSEGRAVHTGCFLRYSDHDFLNKIPRNPKSKGSVVVIVVSVLGSVFVVIVGIVIGVNISQHRTIEKKRRGSNDVEKMAKILTNSSLNFKYTTLDKATGSFDSANKLGEGGFGAVFKGVLPDGRDIAVKRLFFNNRHRAGDFYNEVNIISTVEHKNLVRLLGCSCSGTESILVYEHIQNKSLDRFIFDVNRGKTLDWQRRFVIIVGTAEGLVYLHEQSTVRIIHRDIKASNILLDSKFQAKIADFGLARSFQEGKSHISTAIAGTLGYMAPEYVVHGQLTEKAWKNFQSGDLEEIFDPNLNWKTHKDNVTIKKEIVRVVQIGLLCTQEIASLRPSMSKVLQMLKNKKEVLPLPSNPPFLNEKVMEFRHGSNSTPPAYTSHATISQNSLYCR is encoded by the exons ATGTATCCAATCAAAAGAAcaacaaatgaagaaaaatcaaCACATCTCTACCTTCCATGTCTCCTGACGTTGTTTCTAGCATTATTACTCCGTCCAACCACCGGAGACGCAAGAACTCGAGCCGTAAGAATCACATGCTCGCCACAGCTCGAGCGCGACGAAACCGTTTACATCTCCAACTTCGTCGCCACGTGGGACAAAGTCCACCAACAGGTTCAGACCAACGGTTTCGGAGTCGCTTCCACCGGTTCAGGACCTTCTTCTAACTACGGTCTCGCCCAGTGTTACGGAGACCTGTCTTTGAACGACTGTTTCCTCTGTTACTCAGAAGCACGCGCTAACCTTCCGCAGTGTTACCCTCATAACGGTGGCCGTGTCTTCCTCGACGGGTGTTTCATGAGAGCTGAGAACTACAGTTTCTTCAACGAGTTCAGAGGACCTGAAGACGACGTCGTGTGCGGCGGGACCACGAAGAGGAGCAGAGGGGAGGAGAGTTTCGGAGAAGCGGTGAGGCTAGTGGTGAGAAACGCGGTTGCTGCGGCTCCCGGGAATGGAGGGTACGCTCGCGGTGCGTCTTCAAACGCGTTTGTGTTGGCGAACTGCTGGAGAAGCTTGAGTCATGAGTCTTGTCAACAGTGTTTGGAGGATGCTTCTGCTTCTGTGGTTAGCAAGTGCTTGCCGTGGTCTGAAGGACGTGCGGTTCACACAGGGTGTTTCCTTAGGTACTCTGATCATGATTTCTTGAACAAGATACCAAGAAACCCAAAATCAAAAG GTTCTGTAGTTGTGATTGTTGTCTCAGTGCTTGGCTCTGTGTTTGTGGTCATTGTTGGAATAGTTATAGGTGTTAATATCTCTCAACACCGGACcatagagaagaagagaagag GATCAAATGATGTTGAAAAAATGGCGAAGATTTTGACCAACAGTAGCTTGAACTTTAAATACACAACATTAGATAAGGCCACCGGTTCATTTGACAGCGCAAACAAGCTTGGAGAAGGAGGCTTTGGAGCTGTCTTTAAG GGGGTTCTTCCAGACGGACGAGATATTGCTGTGAAACGGTTGTTCTTCAATAACAGGCACAGAGCAGGAGATTTCTACAATGAAGTCAACATTATCAGCACTGTTGAACACAAGAACCTCGTCAGGCTCCTCGGCTGCAGCTGCTCAGGGACAGAGAGTATCCTTGTCTATGAACATATTCAGAACAAGAGCCTAGATAGATTCATCTTTG ATGTGAACAGAGGCAAAACACTAGACTGGCAGAGAAGGTTCGTGATCATTGTTGGGACAGCTGAGGGATTGGTGTATTTGCACGAGCAGTCTACTGTGAGAATTATCCACAGAGATATAAAAGCAAGCAACATCCTTCTAGACTCAAAGTTCCAAGCTAAAATAGCTGACTTTGGTCTGGCAAGATCGTTCCAGGAGGGCAAGAGCCACATCAGTACTGCCATTGCAGGGACTTT GGGTTATATGGCTCCAGAGTACGTGGTACATGGTCAGCTAACAGAGAAG GCATGGAAAAATTTTCAGTCAGGTGACTTGGAGGAAATATTTGATCCAAACCTGAATTGGAAGACTCATAAAGACAATGTCACCATCAAAAAGGAGATAGTGAGGGTTGTTCAGATAGGGCTATTGTGCACTCAAGAGATAGCTTCGCTAAGACCATCCATGTCAAAGGTGTTGCAGATGCTAAAGAACAAAAAGGAAGTATTGCCATTGCCAAGTAATCCTCcctttttaaatgaaaaagtcATGGAGTTTAGACATGGTTCTAATAGTACTCCACCTGCTTATACATCTCATGCCACCATCTCGCAAAACTCCTTGTACTGTAGATGA